The following are from one region of the Thermoproteus uzoniensis 768-20 genome:
- a CDS encoding DsrE family protein, producing the protein MKVGVIITSEDPVKLYEAGTYIATELARGNEVLVFATGRAVLALAGRSNWPESPELKTMRELHVTWQELFAAAKPMGLKIIACETAGRIFGVSEDDYKALGLVDAVSSMYTFLEEVGDGRIVTF; encoded by the coding sequence ATGAAGGTAGGCGTGATAATAACGTCTGAGGATCCCGTAAAGCTCTACGAAGCCGGCACGTACATAGCTACAGAGCTGGCGAGAGGCAACGAGGTCCTTGTCTTCGCCACGGGCAGAGCGGTGCTGGCCTTGGCCGGGCGGAGCAACTGGCCCGAGTCGCCGGAGCTCAAGACGATGAGGGAGCTACACGTGACGTGGCAGGAGCTGTTCGCCGCGGCGAAGCCCATGGGGCTGAAGATCATAGCGTGCGAGACGGCGGGGAGGATCTTCGGCGTATCTGAGGACGACTACAAGGCGCTGGGGCTGGTCGACGCGGTGTCCTCCATGTACACCTTCCTCGAGGAGGTGGGGGACGGGAGGATCGTCACGTTCTGA
- a CDS encoding sulfurtransferase TusA family protein, whose amino-acid sequence MPSIRRTGDNSYELDLKGYVCPYPQMYTSQALSKLPKGSTLRVIIDNPPSIENIKSVAQKAGAKSVSVDAKGGVWEITIVL is encoded by the coding sequence ATGCCTTCGATTAGGAGGACCGGGGACAACTCCTACGAGCTGGATCTCAAGGGCTACGTCTGCCCGTATCCACAGATGTACACGTCGCAGGCCTTGTCGAAGTTGCCGAAGGGCAGCACGTTGAGGGTCATAATAGACAACCCGCCGTCTATAGAGAACATAAAGTCCGTGGCCCAGAAGGCGGGCGCCAAGTCGGTGTCGGTGGACGCCAAGGGAGGCGTGTGGGAGATAACCATAGTTCTATAG